The Stackebrandtia nassauensis DSM 44728 genome includes the window CGCCCAGCGCCCAGACGCCTTCAGCCGTGGTCTTCTGGTGCGCGTCCACGGCGATCTGACCGTGACGCGTCAACTCCAGCCCTCCGACGGTGGCATCGAGCTGATCGGCGTTGGAGACTCGCCCGACGGCCACCAGCAGTTCCTCCGCCTCGATGGTCTGGGCGCCATCTGTCCCGTCCAGCCGCAGCCGGACCACCTCGCCGTCGCGTTCGACTCCCACGACCTTGCGGTTCAACCGCAGGTCCCAGTGCCGACTCGCCAGTTCGGTGAACCGCTGTGAAATCGCCGCGTCCTCACCGCGCAGCAGTGCGCCGAACCGGGCCACGACCGTCACGGCCACCCCGAAAGACGCGAAGACGTGCGCCAGTTCGGCAGCGACGAAGCCGGATCCCAGCACGATCATGCGCTCAGGAAGCCGTTCCAGCCGCATGACCGAATCGCTGGTGTGAAAGCCGGACTCGGCCAGACCGGGAATCGGCGGCAACCGCGGCCGACTCCCGGCTGCGACAACGACGCGGTCAGCGCTGACAGTCACGTCCCCGTCCGGAAGCTCGACGCTCAGCTTCCGCAGGCCGGTGAACCGCGCGTTCCCCCGCAGCAGCCGGACATTGGGCTGCTCCTCGGCGCGAAACCGTTCCCCAGCGTCGGCGATCGGGTCGATCCTCCCGAAGATCCGGTCTCGCACCGCCGGCCAGTCCACGCCTCGGCGCTCCAGGTCCACCCCGAGCCGGGCCCCGGCTTCCGGCGAGCCCGCCACATCGGCGGTGTGCACGAACATCTTGGTGGGAATGCATCCCACGTTCA containing:
- a CDS encoding mycothione reductase yields the protein MSHFDLIILGSGSGNSILDERFADWKVAIIDKGVGSRGSFGGTCLNVGCIPTKMFVHTADVAGSPEAGARLGVDLERRGVDWPAVRDRIFGRIDPIADAGERFRAEEQPNVRLLRGNARFTGLRKLSVELPDGDVTVSADRVVVAAGSRPRLPPIPGLAESGFHTSDSVMRLERLPERMIVLGSGFVAAELAHVFASFGVAVTVVARFGALLRGEDAAISQRFTELASRHWDLRLNRKVVGVERDGEVVRLRLDGTDGAQTIEAEELLVAVGRVSNADQLDATVGGLELTRHGQIAVDAHQKTTAEGVWALGDVSSEHQLKHVANHEARIVQHNLLHPHEPIRSDGLVVPHAVFSSPQIASVGVTEEQARSRGLDYVSAVQDYAGIAYGWAMEDTTGFAKLLAEPDTGRLLGAHIIGPQAATLIQPLVQAMQFGLDARTMARGQYWIHPAMPELIENALLKLPLR